The Medicago truncatula cultivar Jemalong A17 chromosome 4, MtrunA17r5.0-ANR, whole genome shotgun sequence genome includes a region encoding these proteins:
- the LOC25493426 gene encoding 6,7-dimethyl-8-ribityllumazine synthase, chloroplastic has product MALSVSTDCFLPALGFVHHHPQHRIAAPTNFFNLQKAPKTATSLSFSLSMRALEVKPHAQSKGRSSFAQTDAVKHLTGSVTRTEGLRFAIVVARFNEIITRPLLEGALGTFKNYSVQDEDVDVVWVPGCFEIGAAATRLGKSGKYHAVICIGAVIRGDTTHYDAVANSAASGVLSAGLNSGVPCIFGVLTCEDMDQAINRAGGKSGNKGAEAALTAIEMASLFEHHLN; this is encoded by the exons ATGGCTTTATCTGTTTCCACCGATTGTTTCCTTCCCGCACTTGGATTTGTTCATCATCATCCCCAACATCGTATTGCTGCTCCTACTAACTTCTTCAATCTTCAAAAAGCTCCTAAAACCGCCACTTCCCTCTCCTTTTCGCTTTCTATGCGAG CTTTAGAAGTTAAGCCACACGCTCAGAGCAAGGGCCGATCATCTTTTGCACAAACAGATGCTGTGAAGCATCTGACAGGTTCTGTTACTAGAACGGAGGGACTTCGTTTTGCCATC GTTGTTGCACGGTTTAATGAAATAATCACTAGGCCACTCTTGGAGGGAGCTTTGGGTACTTTCAAGAATTATTCGGTTCAAGATGAAGACGTTGAT GTTGTGTGGGTTCCAGGTTGTTTTGAAATTGGTGCCGCTGCAACAAGACTTGGTAAATCAGGCAAATATCATGCAGTCATATGCATAGGAGCTGTG ATACGAGGGGATACAACTCACTATGATGCAGTTGCTAATTCAGCAGCATCTGGAGTACTTTCAGCTGGTCTAAACTCAG GCGTTCCATGCATATTCGGAGTCCTAACATGCGAGGACATGGATCAG GCTATAAATCGAGCTGGTGGCAAATCTGGTAATAAGGGTGCTGAGGCTGCATTGACTGCT